The nucleotide window CCTTGGTGTCCTCCGCCATGGAGCTCACCTTGGCCCTCATCTCGTCCAGGATGGGCTCCGTCTTTTCCCTCAGGGAAACCAGGATGGGCTCCGTCTTGGCCCTCAGGGcgtccatctcctctctctgtttgaggACGTACTCCTGGACCAGGGGCTCCATCTTCTGGCGGTAGTCTTCCATGTTCTTCTCCAGGACGGCCGTCAACTCAGCTTGCTTGGGCTCCAGCTGCTTGCGCAGCTCCTCAACCTTGGTCGTGATCTGTCTGCTGAGAGTGGTGGTGGCATCCAGCAGCTGGTCACCCAAGAATGCTTTAAAGTAGGACTCATAGGTGGTCAGGTAGTACTCCTGCATGTTGTCCAGGAGCTGGGATAGTTTGTCGCTAGAGAAGCAGAACAAAATGGCTTGTGAATGAATGAAGTATGTAATTCATTATGAGAATGgctggatgaatggatgaagtGCATCCTTACTGGTACTCCTTGTACTTTGTGTTGTCCAGAGGTTTGAGGACCGTCTTCATGGCATCCTTCACAACAGTCATGCCAGCCTTCATCACCTTCACATGTTCCAGCTGAGAAGGAGCAGCCTCATCAGCCTGCAGAGTACGGGCCTGGatacctggggggaggagggagagggaaaaggtggaggaaggtggaggagggaggtgaggtgaaGAGTCAGGTTGTTAAGATGCTTCTCTAAATGCTGATATTCATAATTCATATGCATTTCAGTTGAGGACTTTAggaaattctgattggctgaaggGGTGTGGTCACACCTTGTCATGTATTATCCCTTATAGATGTCCACAATTGAAGTGTGATTATGCTTCATTGACATACCTGTGGCCAGCAGGATGGTGAGAGTGAGAGCCAAGAATTTCATGATGCTAGTGTGAGGAAAGGGAACAGAAAACCTTCTAACAATTATTATAAAGTTACAGATAATAGAAGATGTGAAGTTCTAGGTAAATGAAGAACAACAGATATACGAGGCCCAGGTGCACAC belongs to Hypomesus transpacificus isolate Combined female chromosome 15, fHypTra1, whole genome shotgun sequence and includes:
- the LOC124478278 gene encoding apolipoprotein A-I-2-like isoform X1 — its product is MKFLALTLTILLATGIQARTLQADEAAPSQLEHVKVMKAGMTVVKDAMKTVLKPLDNTKYKEYHDKLSQLLDNMQEYYLTTYESYFKAFLGDQLLDATTTLSRQITTKVEELRKQLEPKQAELTAVLEKNMEDYRQKMEPLVQEYVLKQREEMDALRAKTEPILVSLREKTEPILDEMRAKVSSMAEDTKAVLVPMVESVRAKLDERIDELRTKAAPKTEEYKAGLAWWGDRLKYLVNDCSEYFQGGQESIKEKLGHKESDEIAIELMALYESIKSFSTK